The sequence tgtgtgtgtgtgtgagtgtgtgtgtgtgtgtgtatgtgacagctAGGTGTACCTGTGCatcaggtgtgtatgtgtacgtgtctgattgttggaaaacgctgtctgtcaaaatattgcccctcctcacaacaccgtgtttataaacactcaGAACCCATGTACATGAAATGACCACTCCCCCTTTATATGAAATGACCACTCCCCCTTGTATATGAAATGACCACGCCCCCTGTTCTCTGCAGGTTTCGACCAATAGCAGAAGACCTGCTGCTCCAGGCATTTGAGGTCAGTGCtgacgggggtgtgtgtgtgtgtgtgtgtgtgtgtgagtgtgtgtgtgtgtgtgtgtgtgtgtgtgtgtgtgtgtgtgtgtgtgtgagtgtgtgtgtgtgtgtgtggtgttaacatgtctctgtgtttatttgatgttggtgtgtatgatgtccgtgaatggtgtgtgtgcatgcctgcatgagtAAATTTAGATTCAGtattgcaacagtgtgtgtgtgtgtgtgtttgaggtcagCGTAGTTGGTGTGAATTGACCATAATGACGAAGCGACAAAggctttttagtgtgtgtgtgtgtgtgtgtgtgtgtgtgtgtgtgtgtgtgtgtgtgtgtgtgtgtgtgtgtgtgtgtgcgtgcatgtgtgtgtgtatgttcacttttagtgtgtgtgtgttgtggccttacaggttttgatgtgtgtgtgtgtgtgtgtgtgtgtgtgtgtgtgtgtgtgtgtgtgtgtgtgtgtgtgtgtgtgtgtgtgtgtgtgtgtgtgtgtgttgtctttacaGGTGTTGGACATCCAGAAGAAAGGCCATCTAGAGCCAGAGGAGCTCACCAAGTACATGACACAGGAGGGTAAAcaacctattattattattattattattattattattattattattattattattattaataataatattatattattattattattatcaccaaGTACATGACACAGGAGGGTAAACAacctattatattattattattattattattatattattattattattattattgtcattgttattgttattatactaCTGTGAAATATGCTACTACAGCCAAATGAAACCCTTTTTGTTTCATAACTTCATTTGACGATAGGATGACACAACACTTGCatttaactttaaaaaaaaaggagatattagttcaccaagagGTACAACAGTTACCTTTAGCTTCACATTCAGTGCTCTGGTTTGAATATAGgcgtaatcactcaagataatttaaaaaaggaggcgcacacaagacttgtgaaaaagtgtattgaagccgataTTAAACAACACCTTCATATTCAGTGCTCTGTTTTGAATATGGTGTAGAAATGTGTATTTCCTGTTCCTGTTTGTTGATAATGATGTGATTAATATACTCGTGTGATTAATAGTAATTGCCGTTTGCCTCATGTAGAGGAATGGTATGgaggcgcaagtgatgacgtcattaatggttctcgcgccaaatgcgccaagtTACGCACGTAAAGTATGCAGAGCTCTTTAGTCTTTCGTCTTATCTGAACTGATAGGCCGCCTGAAGAATACTTTGCTTTGCCTTCAGTGCCCCCTGGTGGTCATATCTAGTCAGTACAGTGAGCACATCTCTcagccaaagaaagtggatccaAAGAAAGAagtgtcattttgtttcttttccggtatccactttatgtcgggtgaacgccccctaaggagaccttcggttaggagaccttcggagtcctgaggttgagaataaatcaagcccccttattgctgtagatggcggtagcgcacgtcttgagcaaacacctcaaaaatagaagaagaaggaggggacaacgcccccttaggagacccaacttgagcccacgcttttgcattgagtgggcgtggtttgcgttatcttcctcttatccagtatttttgtctCAGCTCTCCTCTTTGGAAACCACTGCACTTGGACACTCAGCACTTTCCATCATTATGTCTGAAgtgaactctactctactgtactctactatactctactattctacactactgtactctactgtactctactgtactctactctactctactctactgtactgtactgtactcttctctactctactactctactctactgtactctactgtactctactctactctactctactctactctactctactctactctactctactctactctactgtactctactctactcttctctactctactctactctactgtactgtactgtactcttctctactctactctacttaactctaTTATATTCTACGCtagtctcctctactctactctactctcctccactcctcaggTGATCTCTTTACCcagcaggagatggaggagatgttATCAGCTGCTCTACTATaacatactgtactttactatattatattatattatattatattatattatattatattatattatattatattatattatattatattatattatattatattgtattatattatattgtattatattatattatattatattatattatattatattatattatattatattatattatattatattatattcaccTCCTCAGGTGAGCCGTTTAcccaggaggagatggagatgttATCAGCTGCTCTACTATAACATaatatactgcactttactgtattatattaaattaaattaaattatattatattatattatattatattatattatcctcCTCAGGTGAGCCGTTTAcccaggaggagatggaggagatgttATCAGCTGCTCTNNNNNNNNNNNNNNNNNNNNNNNNNNNNNNNNNNNNNNNNNNNNNNNNNNNNNNNNNNNNNNNNNNNNNNNNNNNNNNNNNNNNNNNNNNNNNNNNNaatacacacacacacacacacacacagacacacacacacacacacacgcgcacacacccactctTCCCACGGTTGCCTGTCCTTAATGAAGCCCTTTTTTTTCCATTACGCGTTATAAACATTTCTTCCAtttattttttggaatttgttatTGTTGCAGTTTTTTTCCACGAGCCAATAGAATTGTATGTAATCCGCAATGGGAAAGCAATGAATGGTGCCGTAAAGGGGGGTGCTgtagtgcatttgcatccccacatttgggctccctaaatgaggctctcCCAACTTCTACTgcagcaacatgtcatcatgcataggcagggcatatctatgacacgctgatttgaacccactatcgcgtgtgtccaatgcACATTTCCAAgataaggcgtgctccacaacgccctgtgacaggttaggtttagggatggttttgatttaggcacaatttaggtagaaatttgcctaatctcgctgttcttggcaaaagtaaaacagcagaaacattgctttactgacaggctaggtttcggggtggttttggttagggcacagcaaatttgcgtttagtaacagaaatgcgctgtgacaaaacaaaattgcagacacggcgggaaaactgtgcaaacctcgtcacgtgtcaaaagtgcatgaaagccgctgcgttgaggagcacgctttaacttcaaagtGCGTCGCatcaacacgctgaatgcactagcgtgcgatacatacgctaaagcatgatgacaacCTGACTGCAGACAAATAGGTGGAGTGCCAAGTGCAGCAGCAGAAATAAAGAATCAGAAAAGaaaatgcaccaccaccactTTTCAAAACTCGTTTCTGTGCCCTTGTATGGTATTTCAGCAGGGCtgtattaaaggaccagttcagtctatttcaatatgctgttgtcagtggtgtgtagtctacttttttgaagtgggtatactgtatattcaagcatttttttgaagtgggtatactttatatatttctgctattctaaataatggatcaatcaattttaagtgggtatacagaagcccctaaaatttagaagtgggtatactccgtatacctgcgttctacgtagactacaccactggctgttgtattgctcatgctacccttgatttgtcagtacccggtgatgccacattttttggctcagccatttccgagatgtgagctagctattctaatgggggcagcgtttgtttacattttttttttaaataacataggcctactccaaatattttcccaaaaggtaccgctgtttgctagttgtcatCAGCAGTCATCAGCATGTTGTgtaacctttcagatgtttttgggaataaataaaaatgtttttttgacatgtaggcctaaacaaatcgctgcccccattacaatgaccatgaTCTTGGAAagtgtagtgtgagcattacaactgcatgttgaaattgactgaactggttctTTAAGATCGCCCAGAGCCCCTagactctaaattaacatttttcatcactaGTCAAAATGCCTGGTAGATgttcatcttactagccaagcacacactcccTACTGGGTCATAGTGGCTGGAAAGTGTGTCttcttttttaccagccaaactgaaatttcaccaacatttggccggttggctggtgtcaatttagagccctgcacaccacTATTCTCTGACACAGCAATAGAACATAGAACACCACAACACTATTGTCTCAAAACAATAGAACACCACAACACTATTGTCTCATACAGCAATAGAACACAGCTGTAGCGCCCCCCTGTAGAGGGCAAATTCTGTGACAAAATTACTATACATCATAATTCTGACAACATGGTAATTCTGAGCCATGAATGAGGGGCAACATGTCTGTCAGCTGCAGAGGAGTATTAGCATAGACTAATCAgtgtccccaacctttctgggtctgagggctaccgagggctacccaaCAGCTACCCAACAGCTACCCAACAGCTACCCAACAGCTACCGAGAGCTACCCAACAGCTACCCAacagctacccgagggctacccaaCAGCTACCCAAcagctaccgagggctacccaacagctacccgagggctacccaaCAGCTACTCAACAGCTACCGAGAGCTACCCAACAGCTACCGAGGGCTACACAACAGCTACCCAACAGCTACCCAACAGCTACCGAGAGCTACCCAACAGCTACCCAACAGCTACCCAACAGCAACCGAGGGCTACCCAAcagctaccgagggctacccaaCAGCTACCGATGGCTACCCAACAGCTACCCAacagctactgagggctacccaacAGCTACCCAacagctacccgagggctacccaaCAGCTACCCAAcagctaccgagggctacccaaCAGCTACCCAACAGCTACCCAACAGCTACCCAACAGCTACCCAACAGCTACCGATGGCTACCCAACAGCTACCCAacagctactgagggctacccaacagctaccgagggctacccaacagctactgagggctaccgagggctacctaACAGCTACCTAACAGCTACCCAACCCAACAGCtatccgagggctactgagggctaccgagggctactgagggctaccgaatagtacatgaatcacaatgcattgcaataataCATTaatcacaatgcattgcaatagtagcctacatgaatcacAATGCATCACAATATGCCTAGTACATGAATCACAATGTATTGCAGTATTACATGAATCACAATGCATCACAATAGTACATgaatacaatgcattgcaatagtacaaatcacaatgcattgcaatagtaCAAATGAATCAAAATGCATCATAATAGTACATgaatacaatgcattgcaatagtacaaatcacaatgcattgcaatagtaCAAATGAATCACAATGCATTGTAATAGTAGCCTAACATGaatcacaatgcattgcaatagtaCAAATGAATCAAAATGCATCACAATAGTACAAATCACAATGCATCACAATAGTAGCCTGCATGAATAACAATGCATTGCAATTGAACATATcacaatgcatcgcaatagtaGCGTAACATGAATCACAATGCATTGCATCGTGGTAGAATCGCATCATGGCATGTGGGTCATTCTACACTCAAATTACACATCGattacgttgcgagtgacaggcAGTTCAGCCGTTACAACGTTGCCTGGTCACCACATTCGAAGGTGTGCAGTGGATCCGCTCTCGGTGTGACCACTTGGCACATTGAATGGTGAAGCCTTTGCcaaaacccatacacacacacacacacacacacacaggtccaccgctagacataagcagagtatagcacggcgcttagggcctcaaccaataggcccccaaaattggggcccccTAAACTGAGACTGACTGAACAACGGATTatcattcttttgaaaaatatcaattgtgagagggggtgggggggcatctGACCAggtcctccaaaaccttagcagtggccctgcacacacacacacacacacacacacacacacacacacacacacacacacacacacacacacacacacacacacacacacacacacactgtagaaatGGGTCCCTTAATGAATCACagacgagtatgtgtgtgtgtgacagagagagtgtgcatgtgtgagagagagtgagagagtcagtgtgtgtatgcgtgtgtgtgtgtgtgtgtgtgagagagagagagagagagagagagagagagacattgtgtatgtgtgtgagagagagagtgtgtcagagagagagagagagagagagagtgagagtcagtgtgtgtgtgtgtgtgtgtgtgtgttcattatttTTATTGGTGCTCTGAGGAATCCCCTGATATGGAGTGTGGGATGACATGCAGGGCTCTCATTACACAtagacgacgtgtgtgtgtgtgtgtgtgtgtgtgtgtgtgtgtgtgtgtgtgtgtgtgtgtgtgtgtgtgtgtgtgtgtgtgtgtgtgtgtgtgtgtatgtgagtgttagTGTGCTTCTGCGTGCagggtttgcatgtgtgtgtgtgcgtgtaagatggtgtgtgtttgtatgtgtgtgtgtgtgtgtgtgtgtgtgagatggtgtgtgtgtgtgtgtgtgtgtgtgtgtgtgagatggtgtgtgtgtgtgtgtgtgtgtgtgtgagatggtgtgtgtgtgtgtgtgtgtgtgtgtgtgtgtgtgtgtgtgtgtgtgtgtgtgtgtgtgtgtgtgtgtgtgtgtgagcggtgaAGCGTGACTTCATTAGTGTGAGAAGGATGGCTTCGCTGGCTGGCGAGGATGAGAATAGCAGAGCGGGCTCACaaggccattacacacacacacacacacacacagacacacacacacacacacagacacacacacacagggcaggagaGGACACGATGCGAGCAGCAGAGCTGGGCTCATGagtctatctcacacacacacacacacacacacacacacacacacacacacacacacacacacacacacacacacacacacacacacacacacacacacacacacacacacacacacacacacacacacacggggagcaGTGCTGTGCTCATTGGTCCATGGCTACTAATCTTAAACAAATGAGTTCATGctgcttcctccttctctctcccccccccccacacacacacacacacacacacacacacacacacacacacacacacacacacacagacacacacacacgcacacacacacacgcacacacacacacatatacatacacacacacacatagacacacacacacacacacacacacacacacacacacagacacacacacacacacacacacacacacacacacaggcctacatagtacacacacacacacagacacacacacacacacacacacacacacacacacacacacacacacacaggagaacaaATGAGGCCATAGAGCCGTGCTTcctcccagtgttgccagatgtgtctgaccaaattctgcccaaaagcttctcaaaaaccgccaaaatgcgctaaattccgcccaaattcaacaaattacattgacttttttttacattgaattacatgggcccaaaacggctgaaaaaaaaagaaaagcgccaaatggccaatttttccaattttttacccgcagatgctcatccaaagtagcccaacctggcaacactgcttcctcctccatcctcctcactgcaGCCCCGAATATTTTATTTTCTCCCTATGTActgtaccatacacacacacacacacacacacacacacacacacacacacacacacacacacacacacacacacacacacacacacacacacacacacacacacacaatattttattttttccctctgtacgacacacacacacacacacacaatattttattttttccctctgtacacacacacacacacacacacacacacacacacaatattttattttttcccctatgtacgacacacacacacacacacagtactaggAGACGCCATTGTCTCCTTTCTCCAGATGTAGGAGACTTGACAAGTTTTATGTTTTACGTCTgtactacattacatcacatgtagCTGAGGCTCTAATCCAGAGCGACCTAAtcacttacagggtattggcacacacacacacacacacacacacacacacacacacacacacacacacacacacacacacacacacacacacaaagacacctgcACGTGAGAACAGGCTGGagaaatacacacaatacacNctctctttctctcgcacccACTCTCTActaacacttagctgatgctttttatccaaagcgacttagttattttacagggtattggttacagtccctggagcagtgtggggttaggtatttacagggtattggttacagtcactggagcaatgtggggttaggtacagggtattggttgcagtccctggagcagtgtgggggataggtgccttggtacaggg comes from Engraulis encrasicolus isolate BLACKSEA-1 unplaced genomic scaffold, IST_EnEncr_1.0 scaffold_33_np1212, whole genome shotgun sequence and encodes:
- the efcab2 gene encoding dynein regulatory complex protein 8, coding for MADDKENAEAILAEVHKKISGAFDVFDHEFNKTVDVREIGTIIRSLGCFPSEAELHDVIAEVEEEEPMGYIRYEKFLPVMTRVLMERKFRPIAEDLLLQAFEVLDIQKKGHLEPEELTKYMTQEGEPFTQEEMEIYPTATQQLPNSYRELPNSYPTATRGLPNSYPTATEGYPTATRGLPNSYSTATESYPTATEGYTTATQQLPNSYRELPNSYPTATQQQPRATQQLPRATQQLPMATQQLPNSY